CCACGCTTGATCACCTTGTTGGTGAGAGTGCCGATGCCTTGGACGGTGACGGCGACCTCGTCGCCGACGGAGAGGGGACCGACTCCGGCGGGGGTGCCCGTGAGGATCACGTCGCCCGGGAGCAGGGTCATCGCCTCGGAGATGTTGACGATCAGCTCCTCGATGGAGTGGATCATCTCGCTGGTCCGGCCGAGCTGTCGCTGCTCGCCGTTGACCGTGCACTGGATGGCGAGGTCGGACGGATCGAGGTCCGTCTCCACCCAGGGACCCAGCGGGCAGGAGGTGTCGAAGCCCTTGGCCCGGGCCCACTGCTTCTCGCGGCGCTGCACATCGCGGGCGGTCACGTCGTTGGCGCAGGTGTAGCCGAGGATGACGTCCTTGACGCGCTCGCGCGGGACCTCCCGGCACATCCGGCCGATGACCACGGCCAGCTCGGCCTCGTGGTGCAGCTCCTGGGAGAAGGAGGGGTAGGCGATGGCGTCGCCGGGGCCGATGACCGACGTGGACGGCTTGAAGAAGGCGAAGGGGGCGTCGGGGACCTCGTGGCCCAGCTCCGCCGCGTGCTCCGCGTAATTCCGGCCGAACGCGACGACCTTGTTCGGGAGCACGGGAGGCAGCAGCCTGACCTTGCTCAGCGGAACCTTCGTACCGGAGAGTTCGAAGTCCGCGAACGGAATGCCCTTGATGATGTCGAGGACGAGCCCGTCCGGGCCCTCGCCCTCGACCGCGCCGAAGGCGACATTGCCGTCGATGGAGAACCTGGCGATGCGCACGGGATGCGGATGCCCCTCTACTACTGCTGACGCTGCTGGAGTCTGACGCTCCAGGCTAACGCGGCCGGGCCCGCCCTCCCGTGCGCGCCGCAGCGCCTCAGCCCTGGACGGGGGCGACCATCAGCACGGTGCGGCGGGGGTTGGCGGTCTGCGTCGGCAGCTCGGCCGCGTGCTCGGGGCGCTCCGGCGCCGGGAACGACTCGCCCTTCGCCAGATGGGCGAGCGTGGTGCGCCGGGGATTCGCTATGTTGCGGAGCGTCATCGTTGACTTCATCGGCTGCTTTCCGACCCTTGGTGTGGGGCCGTTCGGTGAACGGCGATCGACAGAAAGTCGTACATGTAAAGCGCCAGGCTAAACATCGGATTCCCCGCGAATGTGGGGAGAGACGGTGAGATCCATGTGAGTTTGCTCACCACTTGCCCGGCAATTCGGTCATTTCAGACCGGATGCGAGAGGGTCAGAAACGGACATTGGTAGCTGAAGCTGCCATTCCGCTCCCGATCATGGCGACTGGGGCACCCTTCACGCCTCACGAAATCGCAGGGAAATGCCCCTTTCATCCCCCCACTTCCTCTACGAACTGTGACATGTGCATCACTTTGCGTCATGGAATGGGGGACGGCCCCCGCCGCTCTTGTTGGAGATCCGGGGCTGTGCTGGAATTCCCGCACCGCCGCGGTTATCAAGGCCGGCGCGCAGGAAGGCGCAACGCAGCGCCGAGCGGCGGCGGGAAAGGGGGAGAGCGCCGGTCACTCACGACCACCACCGGGGCGCTTGCCGCGCCTCACCGACGCCGACAACAGTTCTGCCGCGGATCGCGGTGGGACGCCTGGTCAAGAGGTTGCGACGCTAGTGCAGGGACGTTTCAAGAGGGATGGCGCGGGATCTCCCCCGACCCGCCAGAGCCGAGGGGAAGCTGTAGCGGGACAGGAGCCGCGCGGCGGGACCGACCGCGGCCCCTCTCCCCAGCACACCCGGAACCAGGGACCGGCCGGGCCGGGCGCCGACGGCGGTGACCGCGGCGCCCGTTCCGGGCCCGCCCCGCTTCCCGGAGGCCCCCGCTCCGCAGCCGCGCGCGCGGGTGTCACGGTGCCCGGGATGGCCGGACCGCCGCCCGGACCGGGGGTGCCCGGTGGACCGGGCGGACCCGGCGGCGCGGGTGGCCCCGGCGGACCCGGCGGCGGACCCGTCCCGGCGGGCGACAACTCCCCCAGCGCTCCCAAGGGCACGGGCCCGGTCGACACCGGTTCCCGGCTCGCCCTGCGCAACTGGCGCATCAGTACCCGTCTCATCTCCCTGCTGACCCTCCCCGTTGTCGCGGCGACCGCCCTGGGCGGGCTGCGGATCAACGAGTCCATGGAGCGCATGGAGCAGCTCGACCACATGCAGCTGCTCACCGACATGACCCAGGAGGCGACCAAGCTCGCCGTCGCCCTCCAGGAGGAGCGCGACGAGACGGCCGGTCCGCTCTCCAACAAGGTCAAGAAGACCGACTTCAAGATCACCGAGCCGCGCGAGTCCACCGACCGCGCCCGCAAGAGCTTCCTGGAGACCACCCGCGACATCCCCAACACCGGGGACAACGACGCGCTGGAGAGCATCCGGGCCAACGCCAACCAGATCGCCCGCCAGCTCGCCGAGCTGAACACGCTGCGGAAGAACGCCTACGCGGACAATCTGCCGAAGTCGCTCACGGTCGAGAAGTACCACCGGCTCATCCAGTCGCTGCTCGGCCTCTCCCAGGACATGGCGCAGGCCACCTCCAACCCGGAGATGATCAAGCGCACCCGGGCGCTGGCGGCGTTCTCCTCCGCCAAGGAGTACGCGTCCATGCAGCGCGGGATCATCGCCGCCGCGCTGCCCGGCGGCGCGGGCGCCGAGGGCCCCGGTCTCAGCGACACCGACCGCGAGTACGGCGAGGCCGCCCTCCAGAACGGCGAGGACGAGCTGGAGCAGTTCGAGCAGATCTACGCCGCCTCCGGCGGGGACCCGCAGGATCTGACCGAGCAGCTCGACAACGGCAACCCGATCATCGGCGAGGCCCAGGAGTACGCCCAGCGGGTGCTGAGCCGGGCCGACGCGCTGGAGGACCGGCAGCAGCGCTCGTACCTCGACTGGATCGACGACTACGGCGTCCGCATCGAGGCCATGAAGCAGATCGAGACCACGCTTCTCGGCGAGATGGAGACCAAGGCGCGCCAGCTCCGCGAGGAGTCCCAGCGCGAGGCCATCATCAACGGCGCGCTGATCGTCGTCGTCCTCGGTGTCTCGCTCGTCGGCGCCTTCGTCGTGGCCCGCTCCATGATCCGCTCGCTGCGGCGGCTCCAGGACACGGCCACGAAGGTCGCCCAGGAGCGGCTGCCCGAGCTGGTCAAGCAGCTCTCCGAGTCCGACCCGCAGGACGTGGACACCTCCGTCGAGTCCGTCGGCGTCCACTCCCGCGACGAGATCGGCAAGGTGGCCGCGGCCTTCGACGACGTGCACCGCGAGGCGGTCCGCCTCGCCGCCGAGCAGGCGCTGCTGCGGGGCAACGTCAACGCGATGTTCACCAACCTCTCCCGGCGCTCCCAGGGCCTCATCCAGCGCCAGCTCTCGCTCATCTCCGAGCTGGAGTCCCGCGAGGCCGACCCGGACCAGCTCTCCTCGCTCTTCAAGCTGGACCACCTCGCGACCCGTATGCGCCGTAACGGTGAGAACCTCCTCGTCCTCGCGGGCGAGGAGCCCGGCCGCCGCTGGACCCGCCCGGTCCCGCTGGTCGACGTGCTCCGCGCCGCCGCGTCCGAGGTGGAGCAGTACGAGCGGATCGAACTGGCCGCCGTCCCCGCGACCCAGGTCGCCGGGCGCGTGGTCAACGACCTCGTGCACCTCCTCGCCGAGCTGCTGGAGAACGCCACCTCGTTCTCCTCCCCCCAGACCAAGGTCAAGGTCACCGGTCACGCCCTCCCCGACGGGCGGGTGCTGGTCGAGATCCACGACACCGGTATCGGCCTCTCCCCCGAGGACCTCGCCGCGATCAACGAGCGGCTGGCCTCGCCGCCCACCGTGGACGTCTCCGTCTCCCGCCGCATGGGCCTCTTCGTGGTCGGTCGGCTGTCGCTGCGTCACGGCATCCGGATTCAGCTCCGTCCCTCCGACTCGGGCGGTACGACCGCGCTGGTCATGCTCCCCGTCGACCTGGCACAGGGCGGCCGGAAGGCGCCCGGCGCCCCCGGCGCCGGTGTGCCCGGCGGGATGCCCCCGGGCGGACCCGGCGGCGGTCTCGGCGGTCCCGGCGGTCTCGGTGGTGGACCCGGCGGCCCCGGTGGTCCCGGCGCGCCCGTCGCGGGCGGTCCGCAGCGCGGCCAGGTCGGCGCCGGACCGGGCGGACCGGGCGGGCGCACCGCGCTGCCGAGCCGGGACGGCGGTCCCGGCCAGGGCCGTCAGGGCACCGGCCTCGCCGGCGCCTTCGGCAACCGTCCCCCGAAGAACGGCTCCGGCCGGGGCACCGGTCCGCAGCAGGGCGGCCCCGGCGGCCCGAACGCGGGCGACCGCGGACGGCAGCTCCCCACCCCCGCGGCGGGCGGGCCGCGCCCCGAGCTGCCCGGCGGCCCCGGTGCTCCGCAGCGCGGACCGAACCAGGCCCCCGGCCCGTTCGGCGGCCCGGCGGCCGACGCGCCGCGCGGCCATGAGGAGAACGGCGGCCTGCGCGGCCCCGGCGGCTCCCCGCAGCAGGGCGGGCCCGGCGGTCCGTTCGTCCGTCCCGATGTCTTCGGCTCCCCGCAGCAGGGCCCGGTCGGCGGTCGGGCGGGCGGCAACCCACCCGGTGGCCCCTTCGCGTCCCGGAACCCCGGTGCGGAGCAGGACCCGACCGCGACCGCCCCGATGCCCCGGATCGACCCCGGGGCGCCGCGCCCCGCGGGCATGGGCCAGGACCCGGCGGCCACCGGGCAGTTCCCGCGCGCCGACTTCCAGGACCCGGCGTCCGGCAACCTCCCCCGCCCCGGCTACCAGGACCAGAACTCCGGACAGCTCCCCCAGCCCGGCTACCAGGACCCGGCCACCACCGGCTCCTACACCCGGCCCGACTTCCCGGGGCAGGACACCGGACAGAACAGCCTCCCCGGCTACCCCGGCCAGACGGACACCGGACAGTTCCCGCGCCCCGACTTCCAGGACCCGGCGTCCGGCAACCTCCCCCGCCCCGGCTACCAGGACCAGAACTCCGGACAGCTCCCCCAGCCCGGCTACCAGGACCCGGCCACCACCGGCTCCTACACCCGGCCCGGCTACCCGGGGCAGGACACCGGACAGAACAGCCTCCCCGGCTACCCCGGCCAGACGGACACCGGACAGTTCCCGCGCCCCGACCTCGGGGCCCCGCAGCCGCCCGCGCCGGGCCAGGCGCCCGCTCCGCGCGGCTTCGAGCAGCCGGGGAACGCCCTGGACGGCCACCG
The nucleotide sequence above comes from Streptomyces clavuligerus. Encoded proteins:
- a CDS encoding fumarylacetoacetate hydrolase family protein; this encodes MRIARFSIDGNVAFGAVEGEGPDGLVLDIIKGIPFADFELSGTKVPLSKVRLLPPVLPNKVVAFGRNYAEHAAELGHEVPDAPFAFFKPSTSVIGPGDAIAYPSFSQELHHEAELAVVIGRMCREVPRERVKDVILGYTCANDVTARDVQRREKQWARAKGFDTSCPLGPWVETDLDPSDLAIQCTVNGEQRQLGRTSEMIHSIEELIVNISEAMTLLPGDVILTGTPAGVGPLSVGDEVAVTVQGIGTLTNKVIKRG
- a CDS encoding nitrate- and nitrite sensing domain-containing protein, whose translation is MQGRFKRDGAGSPPTRQSRGEAVAGQEPRGGTDRGPSPQHTRNQGPAGPGADGGDRGARSGPAPLPGGPRSAAARAGVTVPGMAGPPPGPGVPGGPGGPGGAGGPGGPGGGPVPAGDNSPSAPKGTGPVDTGSRLALRNWRISTRLISLLTLPVVAATALGGLRINESMERMEQLDHMQLLTDMTQEATKLAVALQEERDETAGPLSNKVKKTDFKITEPRESTDRARKSFLETTRDIPNTGDNDALESIRANANQIARQLAELNTLRKNAYADNLPKSLTVEKYHRLIQSLLGLSQDMAQATSNPEMIKRTRALAAFSSAKEYASMQRGIIAAALPGGAGAEGPGLSDTDREYGEAALQNGEDELEQFEQIYAASGGDPQDLTEQLDNGNPIIGEAQEYAQRVLSRADALEDRQQRSYLDWIDDYGVRIEAMKQIETTLLGEMETKARQLREESQREAIINGALIVVVLGVSLVGAFVVARSMIRSLRRLQDTATKVAQERLPELVKQLSESDPQDVDTSVESVGVHSRDEIGKVAAAFDDVHREAVRLAAEQALLRGNVNAMFTNLSRRSQGLIQRQLSLISELESREADPDQLSSLFKLDHLATRMRRNGENLLVLAGEEPGRRWTRPVPLVDVLRAAASEVEQYERIELAAVPATQVAGRVVNDLVHLLAELLENATSFSSPQTKVKVTGHALPDGRVLVEIHDTGIGLSPEDLAAINERLASPPTVDVSVSRRMGLFVVGRLSLRHGIRIQLRPSDSGGTTALVMLPVDLAQGGRKAPGAPGAGVPGGMPPGGPGGGLGGPGGLGGGPGGPGGPGAPVAGGPQRGQVGAGPGGPGGRTALPSRDGGPGQGRQGTGLAGAFGNRPPKNGSGRGTGPQQGGPGGPNAGDRGRQLPTPAAGGPRPELPGGPGAPQRGPNQAPGPFGGPAADAPRGHEENGGLRGPGGSPQQGGPGGPFVRPDVFGSPQQGPVGGRAGGNPPGGPFASRNPGAEQDPTATAPMPRIDPGAPRPAGMGQDPAATGQFPRADFQDPASGNLPRPGYQDQNSGQLPQPGYQDPATTGSYTRPDFPGQDTGQNSLPGYPGQTDTGQFPRPDFQDPASGNLPRPGYQDQNSGQLPQPGYQDPATTGSYTRPGYPGQDTGQNSLPGYPGQTDTGQFPRPDLGAPQPPAPGQAPAPRGFEQPGNALDGHRPAALPDRPQPEALPPAPPGPVDGRTPLYDTLETDWFRSQEQGSGASGQDVHAERPVQQDQPEAGWHDSPNDELGRQAERARKPSSGGVTTSGLPRRVPRANLVAGTAQEQSAHSGPQVSRAPDDVRGRLTNLRRGIQQGRQQNSSTTDSFNLGPTHPQER